A genomic window from Thiomonas arsenitoxydans includes:
- the lnt gene encoding apolipoprotein N-acyltransferase: MSERPAKRDTQSATASALPRGLLRQFTQPRCAPFVSIVLGVLLAQTFGRPQLGGWSIVILAAWISLLWADTQTLPKDRAKRGALLGFSLGLGWFTGGLWWLYISMAVYGGMAPPIAGGALLLFCAYLALYPTLAAALAAALAPAAGREPWKLARAIGAALALAGGWTLAEWLRGTLFTGFPWLALGYAQVGNPLSGYAPVIGQYGVNFAAALAAALLALLSQVSLRGALVSLGLLVALFLGGLQLQQVRWTHAVGPTLKVALLQGDVAQSEKFKPETLGPTLQLYGDWLSSLKANLIVTPETAVPVLPEDLDPGYLRQIERALREHHTAALLGIPLTRGADQYTNSVLGLGGAAPYRYDKSHLVPFGEFVPYGFHWFVKLMDMPLGSFARGGLDQPPFVVRGVKVAPNICYEDLFGAQMAQRFRNPAHAPNVFANLTNLGWFGNTIIIPQHLEIARMRSLEFQIPGIRATNTGATAIINAHGQVAAELPPYTVGVLTGSVQGHAGLTPFARLASRYGDWPEVLLAAFALLLGWALTRLQRGGTHHHSARV; this comes from the coding sequence ATGTCCGAACGTCCCGCCAAACGCGATACCCAGAGCGCAACCGCCAGCGCCCTGCCGCGCGGTCTGCTGCGCCAATTCACTCAACCCCGGTGCGCGCCGTTTGTCTCCATCGTGCTGGGCGTGTTGCTCGCCCAGACCTTCGGGCGGCCGCAGCTCGGCGGATGGTCAATCGTCATTCTGGCCGCCTGGATCAGCCTGCTGTGGGCCGATACGCAGACCCTCCCGAAAGACCGGGCCAAGCGCGGCGCCTTGCTCGGCTTCAGTCTCGGGCTAGGCTGGTTCACGGGCGGACTGTGGTGGCTTTATATCAGTATGGCGGTGTATGGCGGCATGGCGCCACCGATTGCGGGCGGCGCCTTGCTGTTGTTCTGTGCCTATCTCGCCCTCTACCCCACGCTGGCCGCTGCACTTGCAGCCGCACTCGCCCCCGCGGCAGGACGCGAGCCCTGGAAGCTGGCCCGCGCCATCGGCGCCGCGCTGGCGTTGGCCGGAGGGTGGACGCTGGCGGAATGGTTGCGCGGCACGCTGTTCACCGGATTTCCGTGGCTGGCCCTGGGCTATGCCCAGGTCGGCAACCCGCTCTCGGGCTACGCTCCGGTGATCGGCCAGTACGGCGTGAACTTCGCCGCCGCATTGGCCGCCGCGCTGTTGGCGCTGCTCTCGCAAGTGAGTCTGCGGGGTGCGCTGGTCAGTCTGGGTCTGCTGGTGGCGCTTTTTCTCGGCGGCTTGCAATTGCAGCAGGTGCGCTGGACGCATGCGGTGGGCCCGACGCTCAAAGTCGCCTTGCTCCAGGGCGATGTCGCCCAGTCGGAAAAATTCAAGCCTGAAACACTGGGGCCCACGCTGCAGCTCTACGGCGACTGGCTGAGTTCACTCAAAGCCAATCTCATCGTCACGCCGGAAACCGCCGTGCCCGTGCTGCCCGAAGATCTCGACCCCGGCTATCTGCGGCAGATCGAGCGGGCGCTACGCGAGCACCACACCGCCGCGTTGCTGGGCATTCCGCTCACCCGCGGCGCCGATCAATACACCAATAGCGTGCTGGGACTGGGGGGCGCTGCGCCCTATCGCTATGACAAATCGCATCTGGTGCCGTTTGGCGAATTCGTGCCCTACGGTTTTCACTGGTTTGTCAAACTGATGGACATGCCGCTGGGCAGCTTTGCGCGCGGTGGGCTCGATCAGCCGCCCTTTGTGGTGCGGGGCGTGAAAGTGGCGCCGAACATTTGCTACGAAGATCTTTTCGGCGCGCAGATGGCGCAGCGCTTTCGCAACCCCGCGCACGCGCCGAATGTGTTCGCCAACCTGACCAATCTTGGCTGGTTCGGCAACACCATCATCATCCCGCAGCATCTGGAAATCGCGCGCATGCGTTCGCTGGAATTCCAGATCCCCGGCATTCGCGCCACCAATACGGGCGCCACTGCCATCATCAACGCCCACGGCCAGGTCGCCGCCGAGTTGCCGCCCTACACCGTCGGGGTACTGACCGGCTCGGTGCAGGGGCACGCGGGACTGACGCCCTTCGCCCGGCTGGCCTCACGCTACGGCGACTGGCCCGAGGTGCTGCTGGCGGCGTTCGCCTTGCTGCTGGGCTGGGCCCTGACCCGCCTGCAGCGCGGCGGCACCCACCACCACAGCGCCAGGGTGTAG
- a CDS encoding DUF2784 domain-containing protein: MPALFDLQLAHLVLAVHLGVIVFNVAGLIVVPLGAWRRWRWVRGCVWRAAHLLSMAVVAAQAALGRACFLTLWQSALMQDAGQRGYTAGLIQTWIDHLIFWNLPLAVFTVIYLAVGAYTLALWWWVPPRCRRVRAQPSSKANAASSTSGQSP, from the coding sequence ATGCCCGCCTTATTCGATCTGCAACTGGCGCACCTCGTTCTCGCGGTGCATCTGGGCGTGATTGTGTTCAACGTGGCCGGTCTGATCGTCGTGCCGCTGGGCGCATGGCGGCGCTGGCGCTGGGTGCGCGGCTGCGTCTGGCGCGCAGCGCATCTGCTGTCGATGGCGGTGGTGGCGGCGCAGGCAGCGCTGGGGCGTGCCTGCTTTCTCACCTTGTGGCAAAGCGCGCTGATGCAAGACGCCGGACAGCGCGGCTATACCGCAGGCCTGATCCAGACCTGGATCGATCATTTGATTTTCTGGAATCTGCCCCTGGCGGTGTTCACCGTCATCTATCTGGCCGTGGGGGCCTACACCCTGGCGCTGTGGTGGTGGGTGCCGCCGCGCTGCAGGCGGGTCAGGGCCCAGCCCAGCAGCAAGGCGAACGCCGCCAGCAGCACCTCGGGCCAGTCGCCGTAG
- a CDS encoding TlpA family protein disulfide reductase yields MQSLTVFLRRASAAIVFCAACAPTSWAAGFTFTPYPTAHKLPLSQVTFENAQGKHMTLADFKGKVVLLNIWATWCPPCVHEMPTLDKLQKLLGGKNFAVVPLSVDKGGIYTVKSFYDDNFISHLPIYVDPTTQVLDTLSILGTPTTILINKQGEEIARTMGPEDWDKPAVIAQIKHYMAAPAGSAAKPPQQARTVEIRDTRVATAATTTGAAPE; encoded by the coding sequence ATGCAGTCTCTTACCGTTTTTTTGCGCCGCGCCAGCGCAGCAATCGTGTTCTGCGCCGCTTGCGCGCCCACTTCCTGGGCGGCGGGATTCACCTTTACCCCCTACCCCACAGCGCACAAGTTGCCGCTGTCTCAGGTCACTTTCGAAAACGCGCAGGGCAAACACATGACCTTGGCGGATTTCAAGGGCAAGGTCGTGCTGCTCAATATCTGGGCGACTTGGTGCCCGCCCTGCGTCCACGAAATGCCCACGCTGGACAAACTGCAAAAGCTGCTCGGCGGCAAAAACTTCGCCGTCGTGCCGCTGTCGGTGGACAAGGGCGGCATCTACACCGTGAAAAGCTTTTACGACGACAACTTCATCAGTCATCTGCCGATCTACGTCGACCCCACCACCCAGGTGCTCGACACCCTGAGCATTCTGGGCACGCCGACGACCATCCTGATCAACAAGCAGGGCGAAGAGATCGCCCGCACCATGGGGCCGGAAGATTGGGACAAGCCGGCTGTGATTGCCCAGATCAAGCATTACATGGCCGCCCCCGCAGGCTCGGCGGCCAAGCCGCCGCAACAGGCGCGCACCGTGGAAATTCGCGACACCCGCGTGGCGACGGCCGCAACCACAACAGGTGCTGCGCCGGAATAA
- a CDS encoding MFS transporter, with product MQTAAPEAFTQRPGDAFNHKRSAWAQISPAARRIILARTARSIGQGALVAAFTLYLHTLNWNAPQIGAVLSGGLFIGAALTLWIGPLSDRLGRRQFLLGYELVLVVCAAVALLAATPWLLVPAALLGGFGRGANGAAGPFGPLEQSWLAHGTPPALRSQIFSLNSTLGMLGMALGAVLGAAPHWLSALMPTDWAYRSLFILPLLGSAIGFFLLLKAEDAPTAANPEARPLALATVPEDQDQADRQARHLRENALLWRLGLVNALNGLGIGMVAPLMAYWYLVRYGHGPASIGPAMAVSFVFAAFGAQIASRLAQRFGAVRAVVGMRTMGLIMLVLTPLSPVFSIAAGFYALRATANQGTMGVRQALTVSLTGADRRGLAATVNNVSIQIPRAIGPLIAGVMLHLGWLIAPFFVAATFQAAYLVLYQRFFKNIEPRDAAP from the coding sequence ATGCAGACTGCAGCGCCCGAAGCGTTCACCCAGCGGCCCGGTGACGCGTTCAACCACAAGCGCAGCGCCTGGGCGCAGATTTCTCCAGCGGCGCGGCGCATCATCCTCGCCCGCACTGCGCGGAGCATCGGTCAGGGCGCGCTGGTCGCCGCCTTCACCCTGTACCTGCACACGCTGAACTGGAACGCGCCGCAGATCGGCGCGGTGCTCAGCGGCGGGCTGTTCATCGGCGCGGCACTCACGCTGTGGATCGGACCGTTGAGCGACCGGCTCGGGCGACGCCAGTTCCTGTTGGGATACGAGCTGGTTCTCGTCGTTTGCGCGGCGGTGGCCCTGCTCGCAGCCACACCCTGGCTGCTGGTGCCCGCGGCCTTGCTGGGCGGATTTGGCCGCGGCGCCAATGGAGCCGCCGGTCCGTTCGGGCCGCTGGAGCAATCGTGGCTGGCCCACGGCACGCCGCCCGCGCTGCGCTCACAGATTTTCAGCCTGAACTCCACACTGGGCATGCTCGGCATGGCGCTGGGCGCTGTGTTGGGCGCTGCACCCCATTGGCTCAGCGCCCTCATGCCGACGGATTGGGCTTACCGCAGCCTATTCATCCTGCCGCTGCTGGGCTCGGCGATAGGGTTTTTTCTGCTGCTGAAAGCCGAAGACGCCCCCACAGCGGCAAACCCTGAAGCTCGTCCGCTGGCCCTGGCAACGGTTCCCGAAGACCAAGATCAGGCGGATCGCCAAGCCCGTCACCTGCGCGAAAACGCCTTGCTCTGGCGGCTCGGATTGGTGAACGCGCTCAACGGCCTGGGCATCGGCATGGTCGCCCCGCTGATGGCCTATTGGTATCTGGTGCGCTACGGGCACGGGCCGGCCAGCATTGGGCCGGCCATGGCGGTGAGCTTTGTTTTCGCCGCTTTCGGCGCGCAGATCGCAAGCCGCCTGGCGCAGCGCTTCGGCGCGGTGCGGGCCGTCGTCGGCATGCGCACGATGGGGCTGATCATGCTGGTGCTCACGCCTTTGTCGCCGGTGTTCTCGATCGCAGCCGGTTTTTACGCCCTGCGCGCCACCGCGAATCAAGGCACTATGGGCGTGCGTCAGGCACTGACGGTGAGCCTGACGGGCGCGGATCGGCGCGGTCTGGCCGCAACGGTCAACAATGTGTCCATCCAGATTCCGCGCGCCATTGGGCCTTTGATTGCCGGGGTTATGCTGCACCTGGGCTGGCTGATCGCGCCGTTTTTTGTGGCGGCCACGTTTCAGGCCGCCTATCTGGTTTTGTATCAGCGGTTTTTCAAAAACATCGAGCCGCGCGACGCAGCCCCCTGA
- a CDS encoding c-type cytochrome, whose protein sequence is MTRKQTPMTLALCALGLFAASAASALAADAPMAPPKSEINAAVGTGAQFTPPPESAIPDDDFGKMVKLGRDIMLDTPKYAKDFVGNTLSCVNCHTDAGRMAGSAPLWAAYVSYPAYRGKNKKVNTFEERLQGCFKFSQNGKAPPLGSKTLVALESYSYWLSKGLPVDEKVAGRGYPNLPEPQQAPDYVRGQKVYEAKCILCHAANGEGQYVNGETVFPPLWGPKSFNWGAGMGSYKNAAKFIYANMPYGMSYSLSPQEAWDVAYFMDAHERPQDPRWQGSVAATRAKFHDSKFSLYGTKVNGKLLGDIGAPKPR, encoded by the coding sequence ATGACACGCAAACAAACCCCTATGACGCTGGCGCTGTGCGCGCTTGGTCTATTTGCCGCTTCTGCGGCTTCGGCCTTGGCGGCCGATGCGCCGATGGCGCCTCCGAAGTCGGAAATCAATGCGGCGGTGGGCACAGGCGCCCAATTCACCCCGCCGCCAGAGTCGGCCATTCCCGATGATGATTTCGGCAAAATGGTCAAGCTCGGGCGTGACATCATGCTCGACACGCCCAAATACGCGAAAGACTTTGTCGGCAACACCCTGAGCTGTGTGAACTGCCATACCGACGCCGGCCGCATGGCGGGCTCAGCGCCGCTATGGGCGGCGTATGTCAGCTATCCCGCTTATCGCGGCAAGAACAAAAAGGTCAACACCTTCGAGGAGCGCCTGCAAGGCTGCTTCAAGTTCAGCCAAAACGGCAAGGCGCCCCCCTTGGGCAGCAAAACCCTGGTGGCGCTGGAGAGCTATTCCTACTGGCTTTCCAAGGGGCTGCCGGTCGATGAAAAAGTGGCGGGGCGCGGTTACCCGAACCTGCCCGAGCCGCAGCAGGCGCCCGACTATGTGCGGGGTCAGAAGGTGTACGAGGCCAAGTGCATTTTGTGTCACGCCGCCAATGGAGAGGGGCAGTACGTCAACGGCGAAACCGTGTTTCCGCCGCTGTGGGGGCCCAAGTCGTTCAACTGGGGCGCGGGCATGGGCAGCTACAAAAACGCGGCCAAGTTTATTTACGCCAATATGCCCTACGGCATGAGCTATAGCCTGAGCCCGCAGGAGGCCTGGGACGTCGCCTATTTCATGGACGCGCACGAGCGCCCGCAAGACCCGCGTTGGCAGGGCAGCGTGGCGGCCACCCGTGCCAAGTTCCACGACAGCAAGTTCAGCCTGTACGGCACCAAGGTCAACGGCAAGCTGCTGGGCGACATCGGGGCGCCCAAACCTCGCTGA
- a CDS encoding c-type cytochrome, translating to MRQFIPMRRVLAVATLGALFWAAPASWAAAPPEAASCIACHGADGMGNAAAGYPRLAGLPEQYLADQLRYFADGTRNNAIMSGMAKPLSAAQVTALATYYSKLKPSGKPAPMPTGAAAAEGERLALRGDWEKGIPACIRCHGPGAVGVGENFPALVGQSAAYIEAQIKAWKDGSRSGDPLGLMHTVALRMTDAQTQAVAQWLAAQPLSPAQSAAKSASAKH from the coding sequence ATGCGTCAATTCATCCCGATGCGCCGAGTGCTGGCCGTGGCCACGCTCGGCGCCTTGTTTTGGGCCGCGCCTGCGAGCTGGGCTGCCGCCCCGCCTGAAGCGGCGTCCTGCATCGCCTGTCACGGCGCCGATGGCATGGGCAATGCGGCTGCGGGCTATCCGCGTCTGGCGGGTCTGCCCGAGCAATATCTAGCCGATCAACTGCGCTATTTCGCCGACGGCACGCGCAACAACGCCATCATGTCCGGCATGGCCAAACCGCTGAGTGCAGCGCAGGTCACCGCACTGGCGACTTATTACTCCAAGCTCAAGCCCAGCGGCAAACCCGCGCCCATGCCAACCGGAGCGGCGGCGGCCGAGGGTGAGCGGCTGGCGCTGCGCGGCGATTGGGAAAAAGGCATTCCCGCCTGTATCCGCTGCCATGGCCCGGGAGCGGTTGGCGTGGGTGAGAACTTCCCCGCTCTGGTCGGCCAGAGCGCCGCCTATATCGAGGCGCAGATCAAGGCCTGGAAGGATGGCAGCCGCAGCGGCGATCCGCTGGGCCTGATGCACACCGTCGCCTTGCGCATGACCGATGCGCAAACGCAGGCCGTGGCGCAATGGCTCGCGGCGCAGCCCCTGAGTCCTGCCCAATCGGCTGCCAAGTCCGCCTCGGCAAAACATTGA
- a CDS encoding YidB family protein: protein MGLFDSVAGGLGQMLGGQQAQGAAGDNPMLQVVMGLMNNSGGLSGLLDKFQQGGLGDLVQSWVGTGSNLPISAEQIQQVLGSGALGDIASKLGIQPEQAAGELSQALPDVVDKLTPGGQLPAEGDLMATAQQMLGKLLG, encoded by the coding sequence ATGGGACTGTTCGATAGCGTGGCTGGGGGTTTGGGGCAGATGCTGGGAGGCCAGCAGGCCCAGGGCGCAGCGGGGGACAACCCGATGCTGCAGGTGGTCATGGGGCTGATGAACAACAGCGGCGGTCTGAGTGGTCTGCTGGATAAGTTCCAGCAGGGCGGCCTGGGCGATCTGGTGCAGTCGTGGGTGGGCACGGGCTCGAATCTGCCGATTTCGGCCGAGCAGATTCAGCAGGTGCTGGGCAGCGGCGCACTGGGCGATATTGCCAGCAAACTTGGCATTCAGCCGGAACAGGCCGCAGGGGAGTTGTCGCAGGCGCTGCCCGATGTGGTGGACAAACTCACGCCGGGTGGCCAGTTGCCGGCCGAGGGCGATCTGATGGCGACCGCGCAGCAGATGCTGGGCAAGCTGCTGGGTTGA
- a CDS encoding glutamate-5-semialdehyde dehydrogenase, which translates to MDASSEQIHTLMADLGARARAASRDMARASTAAKDRALVALAAAIRAHRPALQDANLRDLHAAREAGLEAAFVDRLTLSDKVVEQMAQSCEQVAALADPIGGIDGVRRRPSGISVGQMRVPLGVFGMIYESRPNVTIEAASLAIKSGNAVILRGGSEAIHSNRALADLVAQALRTAGLPADAVQLVPTTDRAAVGALITMPQFVDVIIPRGGKGLIERISAEARVPVIKHLDGNCHVYVDSGADLDMAVRVTENAKTQRYSPCNAAESLLVARDMAADFLPRIGAAFVRKGVEMRCCPASRALLAAVPGAAPLLRDATEADWSAEYLAPIISIKLVKGVDEAIAHINRYGSQHTDAILTRDHPRAMQFLREVDSASVMVNASTRFADGFEYGLGAEIGISTDKFHARGPVGLEGLTSVKWVVLGDGEVRN; encoded by the coding sequence ATGGACGCTTCTTCTGAACAGATTCACACCCTGATGGCCGACCTCGGAGCTCGTGCTCGCGCCGCCTCGCGCGACATGGCCCGGGCATCAACCGCGGCGAAAGATCGTGCGCTGGTCGCGCTGGCTGCGGCCATCCGGGCGCATCGCCCCGCCCTGCAGGACGCCAATCTGCGCGACCTGCACGCAGCGCGCGAAGCCGGGCTGGAAGCGGCGTTCGTCGATCGTCTCACCCTGAGCGATAAGGTGGTCGAGCAGATGGCGCAAAGCTGCGAGCAGGTCGCCGCGCTGGCCGACCCGATCGGCGGCATTGACGGCGTGCGCCGCCGACCCAGCGGTATCAGCGTGGGGCAGATGCGGGTGCCGCTGGGCGTGTTCGGCATGATTTACGAGAGTCGGCCCAATGTCACCATCGAGGCCGCGTCGCTCGCCATCAAGAGCGGCAACGCGGTCATTCTGCGCGGCGGCTCAGAAGCCATACACAGCAACCGCGCGCTGGCCGATCTGGTGGCGCAGGCGTTGCGGACTGCGGGTCTGCCCGCCGACGCGGTGCAACTAGTGCCGACCACCGACCGTGCCGCCGTGGGGGCGCTCATCACCATGCCGCAATTCGTCGACGTCATCATTCCGCGCGGCGGCAAGGGGCTGATTGAGCGCATCAGCGCCGAAGCGCGGGTGCCGGTCATCAAGCATCTCGATGGCAACTGCCATGTGTATGTGGACAGCGGCGCCGATCTCGACATGGCCGTTCGCGTGACAGAAAACGCCAAGACCCAGCGCTACAGCCCGTGCAACGCAGCCGAGTCCTTGCTGGTCGCCCGCGATATGGCCGCTGATTTCCTGCCGCGCATCGGCGCCGCGTTCGTGCGCAAGGGCGTGGAAATGCGCTGCTGCCCGGCCAGCCGCGCCCTGCTCGCTGCCGTGCCTGGCGCCGCACCGCTGCTGCGTGATGCCACCGAGGCCGACTGGAGCGCCGAGTACCTCGCGCCCATCATCTCCATCAAATTGGTGAAGGGGGTGGATGAAGCCATCGCCCACATCAACCGCTACGGCTCGCAGCACACCGACGCCATTCTCACCCGCGATCACCCCCGCGCCATGCAGTTTTTGCGCGAGGTCGATTCGGCCAGCGTCATGGTGAACGCCTCGACGCGGTTCGCTGACGGGTTCGAATATGGCCTGGGCGCGGAAATCGGCATTTCCACCGACAAGTTTCACGCCCGCGGCCCAGTGGGCCTGGAAGGCCTGACCAGCGTGAAGTGGGTGGTGCTGGGCGACGGCGAAGTGCGCAACTGA
- a CDS encoding DsrE family protein — MNPRDRIRLLGAGLIGLGGAQLAQAQTQGPVAAQQISSEPWKVAFQISDSLEQAYEGLINIQNVLELDPKMQFIVVGYGKAIHFLLNGAKTPQGALFSGMIGDLANQGVQFKACNNTLTFLKIPQSELVLEATVVPAGVYELVKLQSEGWYYIKP, encoded by the coding sequence ATGAATCCACGCGACCGCATCAGACTGCTCGGCGCAGGCCTCATTGGCCTGGGTGGCGCCCAGCTCGCGCAGGCGCAGACGCAAGGGCCGGTGGCAGCGCAGCAGATTTCCAGCGAGCCGTGGAAAGTGGCGTTTCAAATCAGCGACAGCCTGGAGCAGGCCTATGAGGGGCTGATCAATATCCAGAACGTGCTGGAACTCGACCCCAAGATGCAGTTCATCGTGGTGGGTTACGGCAAGGCCATTCACTTTCTGCTCAACGGCGCCAAAACGCCGCAAGGCGCGCTGTTCTCCGGGATGATCGGCGATTTAGCCAATCAGGGCGTGCAGTTCAAGGCCTGCAACAACACCCTGACCTTTCTCAAAATTCCGCAAAGCGAACTGGTCCTCGAAGCGACGGTGGTTCCGGCCGGGGTTTATGAGCTGGTCAAGCTGCAGTCCGAGGGCTGGTACTACATCAAGCCCTGA
- a CDS encoding c-type cytochrome, with the protein MLRKLLLTTSLLCATGAVQAADLVTPSQALAATCFNCHGPHGVSTAAIPSLAGRTSASIVETMAEYKTGKRTGTIMPQIAKGYTDEQIALIATYFSQQKQ; encoded by the coding sequence ATGTTGCGCAAACTGTTGTTGACGACGTCCCTGCTCTGCGCCACGGGCGCGGTGCAAGCGGCCGATCTGGTCACGCCGAGCCAGGCGCTGGCCGCCACCTGCTTCAACTGCCACGGGCCGCATGGCGTGTCCACCGCAGCCATTCCCTCACTGGCCGGGCGCACCTCGGCGTCGATCGTGGAGACCATGGCGGAATACAAGACGGGCAAACGCACCGGCACCATCATGCCGCAGATCGCAAAGGGCTATACCGACGAGCAGATCGCGCTCATCGCCACCTATTTCTCGCAGCAAAAACAGTAA
- a CDS encoding NAD(P)/FAD-dependent oxidoreductase, translated as MQSRRKFLAGAATVGAIGLAPALSGCASTTRSAAGKGKVVIVGAGYGGSTAAKYIRDWSGNAIEVTVVDPGDAFISCPVSNLVIAGAKSMQDITTSYDALRTRHGVKWVKSMVESIDPAAHTVKLANGDTLKYDKLVVSPGIDLMFDTVKGLKAANEAGKLLISMKAGPETVALRQQIESMPDGGVFALSVPKAPFRCPPGPYERATLVAAYFKKHKPKSKVIIFDANDKVQSKEPLFKKAWAEMYAGMVEYVPDRNVVGVNAQTMEVEFEVDNPVKADVLNVIPQQRAGVIAQQTGLANMNGRWCAVDYKTFESSVHKDIHVLGDSIQISPLMPKSGHMANQHAKVAAAAIVSMLYDQPVNNHPVVMNTCYSMVSFDRAIHVATVHQYNEKEKTYLTVPGSGGISAGLSDVESHYAEAWATNIWRDTLS; from the coding sequence ATGCAATCCCGTCGCAAATTCCTGGCAGGCGCCGCCACTGTGGGCGCCATCGGTCTCGCACCCGCGCTGTCGGGCTGCGCCAGCACCACCCGCAGCGCCGCGGGCAAAGGCAAGGTCGTCATCGTCGGCGCCGGTTATGGCGGCTCGACTGCGGCCAAATACATCCGTGACTGGTCGGGCAACGCCATCGAGGTGACGGTGGTCGATCCGGGCGATGCCTTCATCTCCTGCCCTGTTTCCAATCTGGTCATCGCCGGCGCCAAGTCGATGCAGGACATCACCACCTCCTACGACGCCCTGCGCACGCGGCATGGCGTGAAATGGGTCAAGAGCATGGTGGAAAGCATCGATCCTGCCGCCCACACCGTGAAGCTCGCCAACGGCGATACGTTGAAGTACGACAAGCTCGTGGTCTCGCCCGGCATCGATCTGATGTTCGATACGGTCAAGGGACTGAAAGCCGCGAATGAAGCGGGCAAGCTGCTCATTTCCATGAAGGCCGGCCCCGAGACCGTGGCGCTGCGCCAGCAGATCGAGTCCATGCCCGACGGCGGCGTGTTCGCCCTGTCGGTGCCCAAAGCCCCGTTCCGCTGCCCGCCCGGCCCTTATGAGCGCGCCACGCTGGTGGCCGCCTACTTCAAAAAGCACAAGCCCAAGTCCAAGGTCATCATTTTCGACGCCAACGACAAGGTGCAATCGAAGGAGCCGCTGTTCAAAAAAGCCTGGGCCGAGATGTATGCGGGCATGGTGGAGTACGTGCCCGACCGCAACGTGGTGGGGGTGAACGCGCAGACGATGGAAGTCGAGTTCGAAGTGGACAACCCGGTCAAGGCCGACGTGCTCAACGTCATTCCGCAGCAGCGCGCGGGGGTCATCGCGCAGCAAACCGGCCTGGCCAATATGAACGGCCGCTGGTGCGCGGTGGACTATAAAACTTTCGAATCGTCGGTACACAAAGACATCCACGTGCTCGGCGACTCCATCCAGATCTCGCCGCTGATGCCCAAGTCGGGCCACATGGCCAACCAGCACGCCAAGGTCGCCGCGGCGGCCATTGTGTCCATGCTTTACGACCAGCCGGTCAACAACCATCCGGTGGTGATGAACACCTGCTACAGCATGGTGAGCTTCGACCGGGCGATTCACGTCGCCACGGTGCACCAGTACAACGAGAAGGAAAAGACCTATCTCACCGTTCCCGGTTCAGGCGGCATCTCGGCAGGGCTGTCCGACGTCGAGTCGCACTACGCCGAGGCGTGGGCCACCAATATCTGGCGCGACACCTTGTCCTGA
- a CDS encoding DsrE family protein — translation MENTPNRRKALAAATVGAAALMVSTTARAQGRADKEGPVKVVYHVTQGDAQGSRCLGNVRNHLAADPTAKIVVVGNGAGIDFMLNGAVDGKGAEFAGLIGGLAAQGVSFRVCNNTLTSRKIPKDRVLLDATIVPSGVAEAANLQYREGYAYICP, via the coding sequence ATGGAGAACACCCCCAATCGCCGCAAGGCACTGGCTGCGGCAACCGTTGGCGCCGCGGCACTCATGGTCAGCACCACCGCTCGCGCGCAAGGCCGCGCAGACAAGGAAGGACCCGTGAAAGTCGTCTATCACGTCACACAGGGCGACGCACAAGGCTCGCGCTGCCTGGGCAATGTACGCAACCATCTGGCGGCAGACCCCACGGCGAAAATCGTGGTCGTCGGCAATGGGGCCGGGATTGATTTCATGCTCAATGGCGCGGTCGATGGCAAAGGCGCCGAGTTCGCCGGGTTAATCGGCGGCCTCGCGGCGCAGGGCGTGTCGTTCCGCGTGTGCAACAACACCCTGACCTCGCGCAAAATCCCTAAAGATCGCGTGCTGCTCGATGCCACCATCGTGCCTTCCGGCGTGGCCGAGGCCGCCAATCTGCAATACCGTGAGGGCTACGCCTACATCTGCCCTTGA